GGATTATTTTAATCAAAAGGGTGAGGATGTTGAGATCATTTCGATTCAAGGGAGCGTTGAGATTGCCCCCGTCATTGGTCTAGCAGATGCCATTGTCGATATTGTAGAAACAGGGAATACCCTTGTTGCAAATGGCCTAAAAGTTTATGAAGATATTTGCCGTATTTCAGCACGAATGATTGTGAACAAGGCTTCTTTGAAAAATAACAAGGAAGTCCTGCCATTCATTCGTAAGATTGAATCACTTGTAGGGAACGAGGAGGTACCGTTCGAATGAAACGATTAACTGGAACAAATAAAGAAATTGCTGAGCTTCTTTATCAGGAGCAATTGGAACTTTCAAAAGAAAATAGAGACGTTGAAAGTACGGTTCAAGCCATTATTGAGGATGTCAAAAAACGAGGAGACGAGGCCCTTCGTGACTATTCAGCTAAATTTGATAAGGTTGACTTGACTGATTTTGAGGTTGGACAGGATTTGATTGATCAAGCCTTTAAAGAGATTGATCCAGAGGTTTACCAAGCCCTAGTTAATGCCAAAGAAAACATTGAATCTTACCACAAGCATCAGTTGGAGGCTGGTTTTGAGGACCAACCAAGTGAGGGTGTTATTCGTGGTCAGTTGATTCGTCCCATCAATCGTGTAGGTGTTTATGTGCCTGGAGGAACTGCGGCTTATCCATCATCAGTTCTTATGAATGTCATCCCTGCTAAAATTGCTGGGGTTAAAGAGATTATTATGATTACGCCGCCACAAGAACACTTTGTTCCTGCAATTCTAGTAGCCGCAAAATTGGCTGGTGTGGATAGCATTTATCAAGTTGGTGGGGCTCAAGGGGTTGCGGCCTTGGCTTTTGGTACAGAAACGATTCCAAAGGTTGACAAGATTACAGGTCCCGGAAATATTTTCGTGGCGACTGCTAAGAAGCAAGTTTACGGTATTGTCGGTATTGATATGATTGCAGGACCATCAGAAATCGGTGTTATTGCTGATAGTAGCGCTAATCCAACCTATGTGGCAGCCGATCTCTTGTCTCAAGCAGAGCACGATACACGTGCACGTGCCATTTTGGTAACAGATTCTCAAGCCTTGGCTGATGCAGTTGAAAGTGAGATTGAACGTCAACTCAAGCTTTTGCCACGTGAGGCGATTGCTCGTCCATCTATCGAAAATAACGGTCGGATTATTATTGCCAATGATACAGATGCTATGTTTGAACTCATGAACTTGGTTGCGCCAGAACATTTGGAAATTGCTATGGACAATGCTTATGATTACTTGGAAAAAGTGGAAAATGCTGGTTCCGTCTTTCTTGGTCACTTTACCAGCGAACCAATTGGCGACTACTATGCAGGTGCCAACCACGTTCTTCCAACGACAGCGACTAGCCGCTTTTCATCAGCTTTAGGCGTGCATGATTTTGTCAAACGTATCCAATATACGCAATACGACAAGGCAGCAGTTAATAAGGCTCAGCACGATATCACAACCTTGGCTTATGCGGAAGGCTTGCAGGCCCACGCCAAGGCAATTGAAGTCAGAAACGACAATAATTGAGAGAGTAGAGGAAGAAGTTATGAGACAAGCAGAAATTGAACGTAATACCTTTGAAACCAAAATTAAGTTAAGCCTCAATTTGGATGCTCAAGAACCAGTAGATATTCAAACAGGTGTCGGATTTTTTGACCACATGTTGACCTTGTTTGCCCGCCACGGTCGTATGTCTTTGGTGGTTAAGGCTGATGGCGACCTTTGGGTTGATAGTCACCACACTGTTGAAGATGTCGGTATTGTCCTTGGTCAAGCTCTTAAAGAGGCCTTGGGCGATAAAGCAGGAATCAACCGTTATGGAACGGCTTTTGTACCTATGGATGAAACCCTCGGAATGGCAAGTTTAGATTTGTCTGGACGTAGCTTCTTGGTCTTTGATGCTAGTTTCGATAATCCAAAATTGGGTAATTTTGATACAGAACTGGTAGAAGAATTTTTCCAAGCCTTGGCTTTCAATGTTCAGATGAATCTCCATCTCAAGATTCTCCACGGAAAAAACAATCACCACAAGTCAGAAAGTCTTTTCAAGGCAACAGGACGTGCCTTGCGTGAGGCAATCACAATCAATCCTGACATTCACGGCGTAAACTCGACAAAGGGGATGCTATGATTATCGTCATTGATTACGATGCTGGGAATACTGCAAATGTTCTGCGTGCCCTTGAAAAAATCGGAGTGACTGCAGAATTGTCTGCCGATAAAGAAAAAATCCTAGCTGCAGATGGGTTGATTTTACCTGGTGTAGGTGCTTATCCAACGGCTATGGCAGAGTTGGAGCGAAGAGGTTTGGTAGCTGTTATCAAAGAGGCAGTCGCACAGGGAGTTCCCCTTTTAGGAATTTGTTTAGGCATGCAGATTTTAACAGAAAAAGGACTGGAACATGAAGAAACAGATGGTCTTGGCTTTATTCCAGGTGTCTGCCGTCCTATTCCAGCCAGCAAGGAGCAACCTGTCCCACATATGGGGTGGAATGATTTGGCTGTTAAGCAAGCCAGCCCTTTGACAGATGGTTTAGATGGCCAAGCTGTCTACTTCGTTCACAGTTATTTCACAGATGCCCCTAGTCAATACATTGATGTTACCGCAGATTATAGTATTGAGGTACCAGCCATGATTCATAAAGACAATGTTTATGGGGCCCAATTTCATCCTGAAAAATCAGGGGATATTGGCTTAGGTATTCTTGAAAAGTTTGCAGGGTTATGTAAAGCCTAGAAGCTAGTGAGAACAAAGACTTTTTAGTTAGAAAGGATGGTAGGGGAGATGCAAATTCTACCAGCAATTGATATTAAGGATGGACAGGCTGTTCGTCTCTTTAAAGGAGATTTTAACCAACAAACCGTTGTCAATCCAGATGTTATTGAGCAGGCAAAGATCTTTAAGGATGCGGGCATTCAATTTATTCATGTCGTCGACTTGGACGGTGCCCTTGATGGTCGTGCCACTAACCGTGACTTGATTGCAGAGGTCAAGAAGGTTTCTGGACTTGGCATCGAAGTTGGTGGCGGTATCCGTACCTTGGAGCAGATTCGTGACTATTTGGAAGTTGGCATCGACCGTATCATTATCGGTTCAATGGCCGTTAAAAATCCTGACTTCGTTCGAGCAGCTTTAGAGGAATTTGGTGCCGATAAGATTGTCGTGGGTATTGATGCCAAGGCAGGGTTTGTCGCTACTGAAGGTTGGTTGGAAACAAGCAATGTAGACTACATCACCTTGGCCAAGGAAATGGAAAGGATGGGTGTAACCCTCTTTGTCTATACAGATGTTGATCGAGATGGCACACTGACAGGACCCAATCTTGATCACTACAAACGTTTGGTATCTGAACTCACAACCGCCAAAGTCATTGCTTCAGGTGGGATTGCAGAAGTAGCTGACTTAGATCACCTAAAAGAGATTGGTGTGGCAGGAACCATTGTCGGTAAAGCCTACTATAACGGCAATATCACTTTAGACCAGCTCAAGTCTTTCGGAGGTTAATATGCTTAAAAAACGTATTATTCCTTGTTTGGATGTCAAGGACGGTCGTGTCGTTAAGGGAGTCAATTTTGTGAATTTGACAGACGTTGGAGACCCTGTTGATTCTGCACGTGCTTACTATGAGGCTGGCTGTGACGAACTCGTTTTCCTAGATATCACAGCGACTTCAGACAATCGTGAAACAACGGTTGACATGGTGCGACGCGTTGCCGATCAGGTCTTTATTCCCTTCACAGTTGGTGGTGGTATCCGTTCAGTTGAAGACATGAACAAGATGCTTAAAGCTGGTGCTGACAAGGTTGCGGTTAATTCCTCAGCCCTTGCCAACCCGCAACTAATCGCTGATTGTGCTCAAAAATTTGGCAACCAGTGTGTGGTGGCTGCGATTGATGCCAAAAAGATGGCTGATGGGAGCTGGCATGTTTTTGTGGCGGGTGGCCGTAAGGATACAGGTAGGGACCTCATCCAATGGGCTCAAGAAGTCGTCGCCTTGGGGGCTGGAGAAATTCTCTTAACCAGCATGGACAAGGACGGCACTAAGTCTGGTTTTGATTTGGAAATGCTAAATCGTGTGGCGGAAGTCGTTGATGTTCCGATCATCGCTTCTGGTGGCGCGGGAAATATTGAGGACATTGTAGAGGTCTTTGAAAAGACAACAGCAACGGGTGCACTGGCAGCCTCTATCTTCCACTTTGGTGAGGTAAATATAGGCGAAACCAAACAAGTCTTGGCAAATGCAGGAATTGAGGTGAGACGATGACAGAGGTTAAACTTGATTTTGATAAACAAGGGGGACTTGTACCAGTCATTGTGACCGATTACAAGACGGGGCAGGTGCTCATGTTGGCCTATATGAATGAGGTGTCCTATCAGTTGACACTAGAGACCAAACAAATGCATTACTGGAGCCGTTCTAGAAACGAGCTTTGGCATAAGGGAGCCACATCTGGTCATTTCCAACATGTTAAAAGCATCAAGACTGACTGTGATCAGGACACTCTGCTTATCGCTGTGGAACAAGAAGGAGCAGCCTGTCATACAGGAGCCTACAGCTGTTTCTTTACGGATATATATGATGACAGACAAGACAGATAGGAGTAGCTATGTTAGAAACACTTTATAAGGAAGCCTTAGATCGTAAAAAGAATCCTAAAGAAGGGTCTTATACCAATTACCTTTTTGACAAGGGACTAGACAAGATTCTTAAAAAGGTTGGCGAAGAAGCGACAGAAGTTGTGATTGGGGCCAAAAATGCTGATAAAGAAGAAATTGCCAACGAGACAGCAGACGTCCTCTATCACCTAGCCGTTATGCTCGTTGAAACAGGGGTTAGCCCTGAAGACGTTGAAGCCGTACTTAAAGCACGTCAGGGCAAGCAAAGCAATGTCCATGACCGAAAAGAAGTAACAGATTATTGAGGATTATCTCAACCGATTTGAACTAAGATGAAAAGCCTGAAGTGATGATTCAGGCTTTTTTGCTAGAGGAATTCTAATGATTTTGTCCCTCTAACTACCATGAGAAAGCGCTTTAAAATGCTATAATAGGAGT
The DNA window shown above is from Streptococcus salivarius and carries:
- the hisE gene encoding phosphoribosyl-ATP diphosphatase yields the protein MLETLYKEALDRKKNPKEGSYTNYLFDKGLDKILKKVGEEATEVVIGAKNADKEEIANETADVLYHLAVMLVETGVSPEDVEAVLKARQGKQSNVHDRKEVTDY
- the hisB gene encoding imidazoleglycerol-phosphate dehydratase HisB, which encodes MRQAEIERNTFETKIKLSLNLDAQEPVDIQTGVGFFDHMLTLFARHGRMSLVVKADGDLWVDSHHTVEDVGIVLGQALKEALGDKAGINRYGTAFVPMDETLGMASLDLSGRSFLVFDASFDNPKLGNFDTELVEEFFQALAFNVQMNLHLKILHGKNNHHKSESLFKATGRALREAITINPDIHGVNSTKGML
- the hisA gene encoding 1-(5-phosphoribosyl)-5-[(5-phosphoribosylamino)methylideneamino]imidazole-4-carboxamide isomerase, translating into MQILPAIDIKDGQAVRLFKGDFNQQTVVNPDVIEQAKIFKDAGIQFIHVVDLDGALDGRATNRDLIAEVKKVSGLGIEVGGGIRTLEQIRDYLEVGIDRIIIGSMAVKNPDFVRAALEEFGADKIVVGIDAKAGFVATEGWLETSNVDYITLAKEMERMGVTLFVYTDVDRDGTLTGPNLDHYKRLVSELTTAKVIASGGIAEVADLDHLKEIGVAGTIVGKAYYNGNITLDQLKSFGG
- the hisF gene encoding imidazole glycerol phosphate synthase subunit HisF, translating into MLKKRIIPCLDVKDGRVVKGVNFVNLTDVGDPVDSARAYYEAGCDELVFLDITATSDNRETTVDMVRRVADQVFIPFTVGGGIRSVEDMNKMLKAGADKVAVNSSALANPQLIADCAQKFGNQCVVAAIDAKKMADGSWHVFVAGGRKDTGRDLIQWAQEVVALGAGEILLTSMDKDGTKSGFDLEMLNRVAEVVDVPIIASGGAGNIEDIVEVFEKTTATGALAASIFHFGEVNIGETKQVLANAGIEVRR
- the hisD gene encoding histidinol dehydrogenase, with product MKRLTGTNKEIAELLYQEQLELSKENRDVESTVQAIIEDVKKRGDEALRDYSAKFDKVDLTDFEVGQDLIDQAFKEIDPEVYQALVNAKENIESYHKHQLEAGFEDQPSEGVIRGQLIRPINRVGVYVPGGTAAYPSSVLMNVIPAKIAGVKEIIMITPPQEHFVPAILVAAKLAGVDSIYQVGGAQGVAALAFGTETIPKVDKITGPGNIFVATAKKQVYGIVGIDMIAGPSEIGVIADSSANPTYVAADLLSQAEHDTRARAILVTDSQALADAVESEIERQLKLLPREAIARPSIENNGRIIIANDTDAMFELMNLVAPEHLEIAMDNAYDYLEKVENAGSVFLGHFTSEPIGDYYAGANHVLPTTATSRFSSALGVHDFVKRIQYTQYDKAAVNKAQHDITTLAYAEGLQAHAKAIEVRNDNN
- the hisH gene encoding imidazole glycerol phosphate synthase subunit HisH gives rise to the protein MIIVIDYDAGNTANVLRALEKIGVTAELSADKEKILAADGLILPGVGAYPTAMAELERRGLVAVIKEAVAQGVPLLGICLGMQILTEKGLEHEETDGLGFIPGVCRPIPASKEQPVPHMGWNDLAVKQASPLTDGLDGQAVYFVHSYFTDAPSQYIDVTADYSIEVPAMIHKDNVYGAQFHPEKSGDIGLGILEKFAGLCKA
- the hisI gene encoding phosphoribosyl-AMP cyclohydrolase: MTEVKLDFDKQGGLVPVIVTDYKTGQVLMLAYMNEVSYQLTLETKQMHYWSRSRNELWHKGATSGHFQHVKSIKTDCDQDTLLIAVEQEGAACHTGAYSCFFTDIYDDRQDR